CGATGATGCAGCGAGTGCCTGGTGAGTAGTAGCGCGCGTTCGTCGATACCGACTGACTAGTTGCGCTCCTCAACGGCCTTTACGCGGACCGTAAGCGCGAAATACGGAACGCTCCGATTGGTGCGCTCCGTAGGGATTTTGATTACAGCTTCTCGACCTGACCGAATTCCAACTCGACCGGCGTTGCGCGGCCGAAGATCGTAACGGAAACACGGACGCGTGACTTTTCGTAGTTGACTTCTTCGACGCTGCCGTTGAAATCCGTAAACGGACCGTCCTTCACACGCACCATTTCGCCAACTTCGAACAGGGTTTTGGGGCGCGGCTTCTCAACGCCTTCCTGCATTTGCGACATGATTTTTTCGACTTCCCGCGGGGAAATCGGGCTCGGGCGGTTGCGCGCTCCGCCGACGAACCCGGTCACCTTTGCCGTATTTTTTACGAGGTGCCACGTTTCGTCCGTCATTTCCATTTCTACGAGCACATAGCCCGGAAAGAAACGACGCTCGGTCACTGATTTATGACCACCTTTAACTTCGACCACCTCTTCAGTCGGCACGAGAATTTGACCAAACTGGTCTTGCATGCCGGCGCGCTCAATGCGCTCCTGAAGTGCACGTTGCACGCTCTTCTCCATGCCGGAATAGGCGTGCACTACGTACCAACGCTTACCACTCGGGGATGCCGGAGTATCACTCATATCATTTCCAACCCAGAATCACCGAGAAAATCGCCCATTCAATGGATTTGTCACTCACCCAGAGAAAGATGGCCATGACGAACACAAAGCCGAACACTACGAGCGTTGTTTGGGTAGCCTCTTTGCGAGTCGGCCAAACAACTTTGCGGACTTCTTTGTATGAGTCTTTGGCGAAAGCGATAAAACCCTTGCCAGGCGCGGAGAGAAGACCGACTGCAACACCCGCTATCGCACCGACTGCCAGCGCGGCTCCGCGGACGTACCATTCCTGGCCACTCAGCCAGAAAAACCCCACGAACCCGGCCAAGACCAACAATACGCCCGCGACGAGCATCAGCTTGTCGCTGGATGTATTTACAGTTTCGACGGAAGGATTCGCCATAACACCTTAACGAAGCGCCACATACGACGCATAAGTTGGCAGGGGCAGAGGGAATCGAACCCCCAACCTTCGGTTTTGGAGACCGACGCTCTGCCAGTTGAGCTATACCCCTAAACCATTTGGGGTTGACGACACCGCCAACCCCGAAAACTACCGATCAACGAGAACTATCTGGCGTTACTCGAGGATCTTGGCAACGACACCAGCGCCGACCGTACGGCCGCCTTCACGGATTGCGAAGCGCAGACCTTCTTCCATCGCGATCGGGTTGATCAGCTTCACCGTGATCGACACGTTGTCGCCCGGCATGACCATTTCCTTGTCCTTCGGCAGCTCGATCGAGCCCGTCACGTCCGTCGTACGGAAGTAGAACTGCGGACGGTAGTTGTTGAAGAACGGCGTGTGACGGCCACCTTCGTCCTTGCTCAGCACGTACACTTCAGCCGTGAAGTGCGTGTGCGGGTTGATCGAACCCGGCTTCGCCAGAACCTGGCCACGCTCCACGTCTTCACGCTTCGTGCCGCGCAGCAGGATACCAACGTTGTCGCCTGCCTGACCCTGGTCGAGCAGCTTGCGGAACATTTCCACGCCCGTGCAGGTCGTCTTCACCGTCGGCTTGATACCGACGATTTCGATTTCTTCGCCGACCTTCACCACGCCGCGCTCCACGCGACCCGTCACCACCGTGCCGCGACCCGAGATCGAGAACACGTCTTCCACCGGCATCAGGAACGAACCGTCAACCGCGCGCTCCGGCGTCGGGATGTACGTGTCCAGCGCGTCGGCCAGGTTCATGATCGCCACTTCGCCCAGCTCGCCCTTGTCGCCTTCCAGCGCCAGCTTGGCCGAACCCTTGATGATCGGCGTGTCGTCGCCCGGGAAGTCGTACTTCGACAGAAGTTCGCGAACTTCCATCTCGACCAGTTCCAGCAGCTCGGCGTCATCCACCATGTCGCACTTGTTCAGGAACACGATGATGTACGGAACGCCAACCTGACGTGCCAGCAGGATGTGCTCACGCGTTTGCGGCATCGGGCCGTCTGCGGCCGAGCACACCAGGATCGCGCCGTCCATCTGCGCTGCGCCCGTGATCATGTTCTTCACATAGTCAGCGTGGCCCGGGCAGTCGACGTGTGCGTAGTGGCGGTTAGCCGTTTCGTACTCGACGTGTGCCGTGTTGATCGTGATACCACGTGCCTTTTCTTCCGGCGCCGCGTCGATCTGGTCGTATGCCTTCGCTTCGCCGCCAAACTTCTGCGTCAGAACCGTCGTGATCGCTGCCGTCAGCGTGGTCTTGCCGTGGTCAACGTGACCGATCGTGCCGACGTTCACGTGCGGCTTGGTCCGCTCAAACTTACCCTTGGCCATTTTCGACTCCTAAGAGGATTTATCCGTACGTTGCGCCGCGCGCAAACAATCACCGAGACTTCTGGTGCCCATGGGCAGGATCGAACTGCCGACCTCTCCCTTACCAAGGGAGTGCTCTACCACTGAGCCACATGGGCGCTACTTCTGTGTTGCTGGAGCGGGTGAAGGGAATCGAACCCTCGTCGTAAGCTTGGAAGGCTTCTGCTCTACCATTGAGCTACACCCGCAAGGATCATGGATTCCCAACAACTGCTACAACTTGCATTCTGGTGGAGGAGGTTGGATTCGAACCAACGTAGGCGTAAGCCAACAGATTTACAGTCTGCCCCCTTTAGCCACTCGGGCACCCCTCCGCAGAGAACTGACGATTATGAGGGAACAACCGCTTATTGTCAAGACTTGCTTGACCGTTCCTAACTCACAGCTCTCACTTATAGGGAGAGAATCAGCGCTTCCGTAAACGCAGAAACCCCACCGTTGCGGGTGGGGTTTCTGTTTGCTGCAGTGTGCTGCTGGGGAGCCTGACGATTACCTACTTTCACACGGGCAATCCGCACTATCATCGGCGTGGAGTCGTTTCACGGTCCTGGTCGGGATGGGAAGGGGTGGT
The sequence above is a segment of the Paraburkholderia sp. D15 genome. Coding sequences within it:
- the nusG gene encoding transcription termination/antitermination protein NusG produces the protein MSDTPASPSGKRWYVVHAYSGMEKSVQRALQERIERAGMQDQFGQILVPTEEVVEVKGGHKSVTERRFFPGYVLVEMEMTDETWHLVKNTAKVTGFVGGARNRPSPISPREVEKIMSQMQEGVEKPRPKTLFEVGEMVRVKDGPFTDFNGSVEEVNYEKSRVRVSVTIFGRATPVELEFGQVEKL
- the secE gene encoding preprotein translocase subunit SecE, whose protein sequence is MANPSVETVNTSSDKLMLVAGVLLVLAGFVGFFWLSGQEWYVRGAALAVGAIAGVAVGLLSAPGKGFIAFAKDSYKEVRKVVWPTRKEATQTTLVVFGFVFVMAIFLWVSDKSIEWAIFSVILGWK
- the tuf gene encoding elongation factor Tu gives rise to the protein MAKGKFERTKPHVNVGTIGHVDHGKTTLTAAITTVLTQKFGGEAKAYDQIDAAPEEKARGITINTAHVEYETANRHYAHVDCPGHADYVKNMITGAAQMDGAILVCSAADGPMPQTREHILLARQVGVPYIIVFLNKCDMVDDAELLELVEMEVRELLSKYDFPGDDTPIIKGSAKLALEGDKGELGEVAIMNLADALDTYIPTPERAVDGSFLMPVEDVFSISGRGTVVTGRVERGVVKVGEEIEIVGIKPTVKTTCTGVEMFRKLLDQGQAGDNVGILLRGTKREDVERGQVLAKPGSINPHTHFTAEVYVLSKDEGGRHTPFFNNYRPQFYFRTTDVTGSIELPKDKEMVMPGDNVSITVKLINPIAMEEGLRFAIREGGRTVGAGVVAKILE